A single region of the Legionella oakridgensis ATCC 33761 = DSM 21215 genome encodes:
- the rseP gene encoding RIP metalloprotease RseP: MLFTLFYFFIALLLLIIIHEFGHFIVARCCGVKVLRFSFGFGKVLASWRDKHGTEFVWSIFPLGGYVKMLDESEGEVPENERHLAFNNQSVWVRIAIVFAGPFFNFLFAFIALWFMWIIGIKSLAPMIESVKVGSIAAQSGLRPNQEILEMGAKKINSWRDFQYALMPLLGTHEPVTLIVKSLKDGHVNTLKLRLDHWTLDVKNPDVLASLGITPFVPKVPPVVGSVVPDSPAQSAGLQVGDEILAINHEVINDWLVLVDYVRQHSDQSMLLSIKRNNKIEQVNVHIGRTMNDGQNQGFLGVSSRQVKWPEHWLRLHRASPLPAAGHALSQTIELTGATFALIGRLVTGKLPIQSISGPVGIAQGAGESARSGLPYYLSFLALVSISLGVLNLLPIPILDGGHLLYCFIEIVRRRPLSEEVKSAGIYLGLVFLVTLMIIALSNDLARLIG, translated from the coding sequence ATATTATTTACTTTATTTTATTTTTTTATTGCACTCCTTCTTTTAATTATTATCCATGAATTTGGACATTTCATAGTTGCTCGTTGCTGTGGAGTAAAAGTTCTGCGTTTTTCATTTGGGTTTGGCAAAGTATTAGCCAGTTGGCGCGATAAACATGGCACAGAATTCGTTTGGTCTATTTTTCCGCTAGGTGGTTATGTCAAAATGCTCGATGAGTCGGAGGGGGAGGTTCCTGAAAACGAGCGTCATTTGGCTTTTAATAATCAATCAGTTTGGGTACGTATTGCCATTGTATTTGCGGGGCCATTCTTTAATTTCCTGTTTGCATTTATTGCGTTGTGGTTCATGTGGATCATCGGTATTAAGTCGCTTGCTCCCATGATAGAAAGTGTTAAGGTAGGTAGTATTGCCGCACAATCTGGCTTACGGCCAAATCAAGAAATTTTAGAAATGGGTGCAAAAAAAATTAACAGCTGGCGTGATTTTCAATACGCTTTAATGCCTTTATTAGGCACGCATGAGCCTGTTACTTTAATCGTAAAATCTTTGAAAGATGGTCATGTTAACACGCTTAAACTTCGCCTGGACCATTGGACATTGGATGTAAAAAATCCGGATGTATTGGCAAGCCTTGGTATTACTCCATTTGTACCCAAAGTTCCGCCTGTGGTGGGATCTGTCGTGCCAGATTCACCGGCACAATCCGCAGGATTACAAGTCGGCGATGAAATTCTTGCGATCAATCATGAAGTCATTAATGATTGGCTTGTTCTTGTTGATTATGTCAGGCAGCATTCCGATCAGTCTATGTTGCTTTCCATCAAGCGAAACAACAAGATTGAGCAAGTGAATGTACATATTGGCCGTACCATGAATGATGGACAAAACCAAGGTTTTTTAGGTGTAAGTTCCAGGCAGGTTAAGTGGCCAGAACATTGGTTACGCCTGCATCGAGCTTCCCCGCTTCCAGCAGCAGGTCATGCGTTGTCACAGACCATAGAATTAACAGGTGCGACATTTGCTTTAATTGGGCGGCTTGTTACTGGTAAATTGCCCATACAAAGCATCAGTGGTCCTGTAGGTATTGCCCAAGGAGCAGGAGAGTCAGCACGCAGTGGCTTGCCTTATTACTTGTCTTTTCTTGCGTTAGTCAGTATCAGTTTGGGTGTGTTAAATTTGTTGCCAATTCCTATATTAGATGGTGGTCATTTGCTTTATTGTTTCATTGAAATCGTCAGGCGTCGGCCGTTGTCTGAGGAAGTAAAATCTGCCGGGATTTATCTCGGTTTGGTGTTCCTTGTGACGTTGATGATCATTGCTTTGTCTAATGATTTAGCAAGATTGATTGGTTAG
- a CDS encoding phosphatidate cytidylyltransferase, with translation MFKQRLLTALVLVPLVLIAIYFASPWVLVLIILLAVMAGGWEWLLLMPVSRLLPKCIFILALVLMTWLSMYWLDYWLFAGLVVWILILLAVLTFPASQVFWGFPAVVGGACLLLLPLFASSLVAVFQFPQGKDLVVYLFCLIWAADIGAYLSGKSLGRIKLIPQVSPGKTIEGSVGGVLLAMLVAFIAYFYFRPSSVVSWFGIALGTVFISVLGDLFISILKRRCKLKDTGHIFPGHGGVLDRLDSLIAALPLFYCGMRFMPPGLH, from the coding sequence ATGTTTAAACAACGATTGTTAACCGCCTTGGTTCTTGTGCCTCTCGTATTGATTGCTATTTATTTTGCATCTCCCTGGGTACTTGTACTGATTATTTTGTTAGCGGTCATGGCCGGTGGATGGGAATGGTTACTATTAATGCCAGTTTCTCGCTTGCTACCCAAGTGTATTTTTATTCTGGCCTTAGTGTTGATGACATGGTTAAGCATGTATTGGCTTGATTACTGGTTATTTGCTGGTCTTGTTGTCTGGATCTTGATTTTATTGGCCGTCCTAACCTTTCCTGCTTCGCAGGTTTTTTGGGGATTTCCTGCGGTCGTGGGAGGCGCTTGTTTGCTATTGTTGCCATTGTTTGCAAGTTCATTAGTGGCAGTATTTCAATTCCCGCAAGGGAAGGATTTGGTGGTTTATCTGTTTTGCCTGATATGGGCAGCGGACATTGGTGCCTATTTAAGTGGAAAAAGTTTAGGTCGAATTAAGTTAATTCCACAGGTGAGTCCGGGCAAGACCATTGAAGGGTCTGTGGGCGGTGTTTTGCTTGCCATGCTTGTTGCTTTCATTGCCTATTTTTATTTTAGGCCGTCCAGTGTCGTCAGTTGGTTTGGCATTGCATTAGGGACGGTATTTATTTCTGTGCTTGGTGATTTATTTATTAGTATTTTAAAACGACGCTGTAAATTAAAAGATACCGGTCATATTTTTCCAGGTCATGGCGGCGTTCTAGACCGCCTGGATAGCTTGATTGCAGCTTTGCCATTATTTTATTGCGGCATGCGCTTTATGCCACCTGGGCTTCATTAA
- the gpmI gene encoding 2,3-bisphosphoglycerate-independent phosphoglycerate mutase, giving the protein MLAKKPIVLLILDGWGVREDSQYNAIAAAHTPQWDAWWQTCPHIMLDASGSSVGLPDAQMGNSEVGHMHIGAGRIIAQDYTRINQAIEQNEYDKNEIFIEVIDAMKKQGKALHVLGLLSPGGVHSHEQHLFAFLGLCAKRQFTNVYLHLFLDGRDTPPQSAHLSLEKLQNCLKKYPVAVISSLSGRYYAMDRDQRWQRIEPVYQLLTENASSHHYATADAALTAFYQQKIYDEFIPPARIGTGKAIESGDSVFFFNFRADRARQLTHALTDRKFSGFNRHKIPDIAYFITMTNYGNNIRARSAFPPISMNNTLGEVLANHGLRQLRLAETEKYAHVTFFFNGGCEPPYANEDRILIPSPLVATYDLKPEMSAPELTKTLVDAIQQQVYDVIICNYANADMVGHSGNFAATVKAIEYLDKAMHTIGEALNKVGGQLLVTADHGNAEIMYDETTQQVQTAHTNQPVPLLYVGHGWTFKTQKGSLIDIAPTLLALLGIKPPVEMTGTVLLAKNHDASN; this is encoded by the coding sequence ATGTTAGCAAAAAAACCGATTGTATTACTTATCCTGGATGGATGGGGTGTACGTGAGGATAGCCAATATAATGCCATTGCTGCAGCTCATACTCCGCAATGGGACGCGTGGTGGCAGACTTGTCCCCATATAATGCTCGATGCCTCTGGAAGTAGCGTTGGTTTACCCGATGCCCAAATGGGAAACTCCGAAGTCGGTCATATGCACATTGGTGCAGGACGAATCATTGCCCAAGATTATACCCGCATCAATCAGGCCATTGAACAGAATGAATACGATAAAAATGAGATATTTATTGAAGTCATTGACGCCATGAAAAAACAGGGTAAAGCCTTGCATGTGCTGGGTTTGCTTTCTCCAGGGGGCGTTCATAGTCACGAACAACATTTATTTGCTTTTCTGGGACTCTGCGCCAAACGTCAATTTACAAACGTTTACCTGCATCTGTTTTTGGATGGCCGTGACACCCCTCCTCAAAGTGCTCATCTGAGCTTGGAAAAATTACAAAATTGCCTAAAAAAATACCCCGTGGCAGTGATTTCCTCACTCAGTGGGCGTTATTATGCCATGGACCGTGATCAACGCTGGCAACGCATTGAACCGGTTTATCAACTGCTTACAGAAAACGCAAGTTCACATCATTATGCCACCGCCGATGCTGCCTTAACCGCATTTTATCAACAAAAAATCTACGATGAATTTATCCCACCCGCCCGTATTGGTACAGGCAAAGCAATTGAATCAGGGGATTCCGTGTTTTTTTTCAATTTCCGCGCAGATAGAGCAAGGCAATTAACTCATGCTTTAACAGATAGAAAGTTCTCAGGATTTAATCGCCATAAAATACCGGATATTGCCTATTTTATAACCATGACCAATTATGGAAACAATATCCGCGCGCGCAGTGCCTTCCCTCCAATATCCATGAATAATACCTTAGGAGAGGTTTTGGCCAATCATGGCTTACGCCAATTACGGCTTGCAGAAACTGAAAAATACGCTCATGTGACGTTTTTTTTTAATGGTGGCTGTGAACCCCCTTATGCCAATGAAGATAGAATCTTAATTCCATCCCCTTTAGTAGCAACCTATGATTTAAAACCTGAGATGAGTGCGCCCGAACTGACAAAAACTTTAGTGGATGCTATACAACAACAGGTTTATGATGTCATTATTTGTAATTATGCCAATGCTGATATGGTTGGCCACAGCGGAAATTTTGCCGCAACGGTAAAAGCAATTGAATATTTGGATAAAGCCATGCATACAATCGGCGAAGCACTGAATAAAGTAGGAGGGCAATTATTAGTCACCGCCGATCATGGCAACGCTGAAATCATGTATGATGAAACAACTCAACAAGTTCAAACTGCACACACTAATCAACCTGTGCCTTTATTATATGTCGGCCATGGTTGGACGTTTAAGACTCAAAAGGGCAGTTTAATTGATATTGCTCCAACTCTGCTCGCTCTTCTTGGCATTAAACCGCCTGTTGAAATGACTGGAACAGTATTATTGGCAAAAAACCATGACGCATCGAATTAA
- a CDS encoding IS982 family transposase — protein sequence MPRFEQHLINISSKTRRKPCSMSMSEIMTIVIHYHQSNYRNFKSYYLFVLQKNLHPYFPSLVSYSRMTELMSSCLVPLMAFCHHQTKTPTGIYFVDSTPIEVCNVKRASQNKVFKGLAEKSKSTMGWYFGFKLHLIVNDKGELMAFKITSSRTDDRFVVPNLSENLFGKMIGDKGYISQNLTDKLAERGLQLLTKARKNMKQKVLNTFDKALLRKRAIVESVIDQLKNISNIEHSRHRSIFNFMVNILAGLAAYALKPKKPSLNIQRSFMAVV from the coding sequence ATGCCACGATTTGAGCAACATCTGATAAATATTTCAAGTAAGACCAGAAGAAAACCATGCAGCATGAGCATGTCAGAAATTATGACTATTGTAATTCATTATCATCAATCAAATTACCGAAATTTTAAAAGTTACTACTTGTTCGTGTTGCAGAAAAATTTACACCCCTATTTTCCAAGCTTGGTGAGTTACAGCAGAATGACAGAACTAATGTCTTCTTGTCTGGTACCCTTAATGGCCTTTTGCCACCATCAAACAAAAACACCCACTGGAATTTACTTTGTAGATTCAACACCAATAGAGGTGTGCAATGTAAAAAGAGCAAGCCAGAACAAGGTCTTTAAGGGTTTGGCAGAGAAGTCCAAGTCCACAATGGGATGGTATTTCGGCTTTAAGCTTCATTTGATAGTCAATGACAAAGGCGAATTAATGGCTTTTAAAATAACATCAAGCCGAACTGATGACCGATTTGTCGTTCCTAATTTGAGCGAAAATCTGTTTGGTAAAATGATTGGCGATAAAGGTTATATTTCTCAAAATTTAACTGACAAATTGGCTGAGCGAGGATTACAACTCCTTACTAAAGCCAGGAAAAACATGAAACAAAAAGTACTCAATACATTTGATAAAGCTTTGCTTAGAAAAAGAGCCATTGTTGAGTCAGTTATCGATCAATTGAAAAATATTTCCAATATTGAACATTCAAGGCATCGCTCTATATTCAATTTTATGGTCAATATATTGGCCGGTTTAGCTGCTTATGCACTTAAACCAAAGAAGCCCTCTTTAAATATTCAACGATCTTTTATGGCTGTTGTTTGA
- a CDS encoding murein hydrolase activator EnvC family protein: MSSYIEFTLFTFGVSYGEHSEVVHKKNQLKELDDKINKLKQVLTHAHDKQTVLTQELSHIEKSIGQGVKNLQLIQQTITNKQQNIQELQREIDQLSNQLRDQQQLLAKHIRTRYRIGVYQPLKWLLNQENPYLVSRLLTFYQYLIKSREEAIHQVRQTKKQLALDQDKLNQEMAAQKHLQQQLVFNQQKLSQEKHYQTNLIHSLQQEIHSKQQALQDHQTNKENLTRLLASLVQKSMMQNQVPFARLRHKLPKPVTIEHKSLQKINQGIIFFAQEGTPVKAVYPGKVLFSDWLKGYGLLLIVDHGQGFMTLYAHNQSLFKQKGEMVGQGEQIATVGHSGGLIQNGLYFEVRQRGKAVPPLEWLS, translated from the coding sequence TTGAGCAGTTATATCGAATTCACGTTATTCACGTTTGGTGTCAGCTATGGTGAACATTCAGAGGTAGTCCATAAAAAAAACCAGCTCAAAGAACTGGATGATAAAATCAATAAACTAAAGCAGGTATTAACCCATGCCCATGACAAACAAACCGTTCTTACCCAAGAATTAAGCCATATTGAAAAAAGCATTGGCCAAGGAGTGAAAAACCTGCAATTGATTCAACAAACGATAACCAACAAACAACAGAACATTCAAGAATTACAACGTGAAATCGATCAATTAAGTAATCAATTACGCGATCAACAACAGTTGCTTGCCAAGCATATACGCACTCGTTATCGCATAGGAGTATATCAACCATTAAAATGGTTATTAAATCAAGAAAATCCCTACCTGGTTAGCCGTCTTTTAACGTTTTATCAATACCTAATAAAATCCCGCGAAGAAGCCATTCACCAAGTGCGGCAAACCAAAAAGCAGCTTGCACTCGACCAAGATAAATTAAATCAAGAAATGGCCGCTCAGAAACACCTTCAGCAACAATTAGTATTCAATCAACAAAAACTGAGTCAGGAAAAGCATTACCAGACAAATCTGATTCATTCATTACAACAAGAAATTCACAGTAAACAACAGGCCTTGCAAGACCACCAGACTAATAAGGAAAACCTGACTCGGCTTCTTGCTTCGCTTGTCCAAAAAAGCATGATGCAAAATCAAGTGCCCTTTGCAAGGCTGCGGCACAAATTGCCAAAACCAGTAACGATTGAACATAAATCTTTGCAAAAAATAAATCAAGGCATCATATTTTTTGCCCAAGAAGGTACGCCAGTTAAAGCAGTCTATCCCGGAAAAGTTCTTTTCAGTGATTGGCTAAAAGGGTATGGTCTTTTGTTAATTGTTGATCATGGTCAGGGATTTATGACCTTATATGCACATAATCAATCTTTATTCAAACAAAAGGGTGAAATGGTTGGCCAAGGAGAACAAATTGCTACGGTTGGTCATAGCGGTGGACTTATACAAAACGGTCTATACTTTGAAGTAAGACAACGTGGAAAAGCAGTTCCTCCGCTTGAATGGTTGTCTTGA
- a CDS encoding S41 family peptidase, with protein MSKKRLYAKTVVTLLVTVMAFPTQILAAEEENEQTTQRIPMEDVQRFSNAIGQIKKYYVKPTDDKELFDNAIRGMLSGLDPHSTYLDEEDFKELQTATTGEFGGLGIEVTMEEGLVKVVTPLVDTPAYKAGIKAGDYIVKLGTQPVQGMELKDAVNLMRGKPGSTIDLTILRKGENKPLNFTLVREKILVKSVKSKLLDKKYGYIRLTQFQALTGKDMQQAIAQLQQESGGKLKGLVLDLRNNPGGLLDSAIQVSDAFINNDKKGEEEIIVYTEGRLPGSKFTAIANPGDILHNAPIVVLINNGSASASEIVAGALKDNKRAIIVGTKSFGKGSVQTVLPLDNKRGIKLTTALYYTPSGTSIQAQGITPDIVIEEVSIAKAENEDKFSGFSEADLNGHLLNGNDADHKKSNLEQATSQDEHNLIREDYQLYAALTILKGLSVAHR; from the coding sequence ATGTCTAAGAAACGATTGTATGCTAAAACTGTGGTAACCTTGCTAGTGACCGTCATGGCTTTTCCTACACAAATCTTGGCTGCAGAAGAAGAAAATGAACAAACGACTCAGCGAATTCCAATGGAAGATGTTCAACGCTTTTCGAACGCCATCGGTCAGATAAAAAAATATTACGTCAAGCCGACCGATGATAAAGAATTGTTTGATAATGCCATACGCGGCATGTTAAGTGGTCTTGATCCCCATTCAACCTATCTCGATGAAGAAGATTTTAAAGAATTACAAACCGCAACCACCGGTGAATTTGGCGGTCTTGGGATTGAGGTCACCATGGAAGAAGGCCTCGTAAAAGTTGTTACTCCCCTGGTAGACACCCCTGCCTATAAAGCAGGCATAAAAGCAGGTGATTACATCGTTAAACTAGGTACACAACCCGTACAAGGCATGGAACTTAAGGATGCCGTTAACTTGATGCGGGGAAAGCCGGGAAGCACCATTGATTTAACCATCCTGCGTAAAGGGGAAAACAAGCCTTTAAATTTCACGCTTGTACGCGAAAAAATCCTCGTTAAAAGTGTAAAAAGCAAATTGCTTGATAAAAAATACGGCTACATTCGTCTTACTCAATTTCAAGCTCTAACAGGAAAAGACATGCAGCAGGCTATTGCCCAGTTGCAACAAGAATCAGGAGGAAAATTAAAAGGTCTGGTACTTGATTTACGTAATAATCCGGGGGGATTGCTGGATTCGGCCATTCAAGTCTCAGATGCATTTATTAATAATGATAAAAAAGGTGAAGAGGAAATAATTGTTTATACAGAAGGCCGTTTGCCTGGTTCAAAATTCACTGCCATTGCCAATCCAGGAGACATTCTTCACAATGCGCCAATCGTTGTTTTAATTAATAATGGTTCGGCATCTGCTTCAGAAATTGTTGCCGGAGCGCTTAAAGATAATAAGCGTGCAATCATCGTGGGAACAAAAAGTTTTGGAAAAGGGTCTGTACAAACCGTGTTGCCTCTCGACAACAAACGCGGCATCAAATTAACAACAGCGCTGTACTACACTCCGTCTGGCACATCCATTCAAGCTCAGGGCATCACACCTGATATCGTTATCGAAGAAGTCTCCATTGCCAAAGCCGAGAATGAAGATAAATTTTCTGGATTTAGTGAAGCGGATCTAAATGGACATCTTCTTAACGGCAATGACGCCGATCACAAAAAATCAAATCTTGAACAAGCCACCTCTCAAGACGAACACAATTTAATCCGTGAGGATTATCAGCTGTATGCCGCTTTGACGATCTTGAAAGGATTATCTGTCGCCCATCGTTAA
- the icmH gene encoding type IVB secretion system protein IcmH/DotU: MIAEPYSASLVSRLPIAEKQHIPQTYYRSKLFIATSATNPLVAAASPLLSLMERLCISPTLPPIDQIRDNIEHELYAFHGRLLGQDYAEELVAVAQYLLSATIDELLGKNYVRLYGQPAEFKAFTPSSHEDIGPQRRFFDIVYHIKERATQYLDLLELAYYCLIAGFEGEQHLRPDGRHVLDNLIEELYQLIQQHRVSKPHRLFREQTPSMPEPINHKPFVTGILLAAGILTIVYLASHTLLEYKAKTVLYEHTVLANMDS; the protein is encoded by the coding sequence ATGATAGCCGAACCTTATTCGGCCTCTCTTGTAAGCCGATTGCCTATTGCTGAGAAACAACATATTCCCCAAACTTATTATCGTTCAAAACTATTTATTGCTACGTCGGCAACCAACCCGCTTGTTGCTGCTGCAAGCCCACTGTTGTCTTTAATGGAAAGACTTTGCATCAGTCCTACACTGCCGCCAATCGACCAAATTCGCGATAATATTGAACATGAACTGTATGCTTTTCATGGTCGTCTGCTTGGGCAGGATTATGCTGAAGAGCTGGTTGCTGTTGCCCAATATCTTTTAAGTGCTACGATTGATGAATTATTGGGTAAAAATTATGTTAGGCTTTATGGACAACCCGCTGAATTTAAAGCCTTTACCCCCTCATCTCATGAAGACATCGGCCCTCAACGCCGTTTTTTTGATATTGTCTACCACATTAAAGAACGTGCAACCCAATATCTTGATTTACTTGAATTAGCCTATTATTGTCTAATTGCCGGATTTGAAGGAGAGCAACACCTTCGTCCCGATGGCAGGCACGTTCTTGATAATTTAATTGAAGAACTCTATCAGTTAATTCAACAGCATCGTGTAAGCAAGCCGCATCGGCTTTTTAGAGAACAAACGCCTTCGATGCCAGAGCCAATCAATCATAAACCGTTTGTGACAGGAATCCTGCTTGCTGCGGGAATATTAACCATCGTATATTTAGCAAGCCACACCTTGCTTGAATATAAAGCGAAAACCGTTCTGTATGAACATACTGTACTTGCCAATATGGATAGTTGA
- the icmF gene encoding type IVB secretion system protein IcmF, with the protein MQRIKKIILQLKPRNNALSFLLLTGKISQGKTTLMRQSQLQHYPVESERGADIYFNQHGIIVDLGESWLNQNKSLLQHTLKQLNRCHQALKISGILICIDINELFNSEPTQFIEQNQAHADLLKRFGLSLGYKVDVAILFTKLDALAGFCEFFHYEHESNLKKPLGFSLYHTTQQDKMIAAYRKQFDQLIEMLGQQVISKMHPARSSLKRTLIREFPLQLASLGVAIQSLLQHLPLNFFHLQALYFTSAKQGGISQDRLNKKIQHEYALTVQDKFHQSINYRPYFIEGAIQTFQEQTKRHLPYVTISQKWVVGLLSGTAGLSLLWLGHHHIKSSHLLDAASKELLMYETISTQGNNTAPALFHLTQASTALDGITGDSLSLPTIQHLKTQLRLNTQKYLQGNFLPTLLAEIEQTMMDAGQTHEARYQALKIYLMLGDPQKYSQAEVMTWFQHHWQADSPEHRQKKLALMETILRQPLQPIAINQQMVSDVRNYLNALPAGYLYYSLAKKTFPQEKQTITIEGFQLANQEVPAYFTKTGFSLVIQQLATTSQQLQNENWVLARQDLNNLPSILQQAYCYEYVAWWQNFIRRSGPLHFQDYQQARQLAQQLHQSNAINNLVHFIQQQTSPEFGDNSTLFNQEVASQFTQLNLLSQSTTQDLTINFQELEKFMATLSVINDQGKTAFTLTKARFLGDTLTNPLSTLYTRAQQLPEPVSSWVNQVADDAWFILIKDSKAHINQQWRESVLQIYQTQIAQHYPFDATQSQEVTITDFDHFFATHGILNGFLEFYLKPFLDTSHPQWQPKELNHYVLPIAAETINELIRANIITNMFFPEQGEKSNIEFSLQKVSLDPVVSSFQLMLGHTRLYDDQNSESFVRFSWPQSDVKLKLNSIEGKQYELEETGPWAFFKILQKVNVLVDEQDSSSLQILFEVNGNSGRYVLKTQNQINPFTPGVLNGFTLPEVIV; encoded by the coding sequence ATGCAACGCATTAAAAAAATTATTCTACAATTAAAACCCCGAAATAATGCGCTTTCATTTTTACTGCTTACCGGAAAAATAAGCCAGGGAAAAACAACGCTTATGCGTCAAAGCCAGCTTCAACATTATCCTGTTGAAAGTGAGCGAGGTGCCGATATTTATTTTAACCAACATGGCATTATTGTTGATCTCGGGGAGTCTTGGCTAAATCAAAACAAGAGCTTATTACAACACACGTTAAAACAATTAAATCGCTGTCATCAAGCATTAAAAATCAGTGGTATTCTAATATGCATTGATATTAATGAATTATTTAATTCAGAACCCACGCAGTTTATAGAACAAAATCAAGCACATGCCGACTTGTTAAAGCGCTTTGGCCTCAGTCTTGGGTACAAAGTCGATGTGGCCATTTTATTTACCAAACTCGATGCATTAGCAGGTTTTTGCGAGTTTTTTCATTACGAACACGAGAGTAACTTAAAAAAACCTCTCGGTTTTTCTCTCTATCATACCACACAACAAGACAAGATGATTGCGGCCTATAGAAAGCAATTTGATCAATTGATTGAAATGTTAGGACAACAAGTCATCAGTAAAATGCATCCGGCCCGTTCAAGCCTTAAACGTACTTTAATACGGGAGTTTCCCTTACAACTAGCCAGTTTAGGTGTAGCAATCCAGTCGCTCTTACAACACTTGCCATTAAATTTCTTTCATTTGCAGGCTTTATATTTCACCAGTGCAAAACAAGGTGGTATCAGCCAGGATCGGCTGAATAAAAAAATTCAGCATGAATATGCCTTAACTGTTCAAGATAAATTTCACCAATCGATTAATTATCGTCCCTACTTTATTGAAGGTGCTATACAGACGTTTCAAGAACAAACCAAACGTCATTTGCCTTATGTGACTATCTCACAAAAATGGGTAGTAGGACTATTATCCGGGACTGCTGGTCTATCTTTGCTATGGCTCGGGCATCACCATATAAAATCTTCCCATTTACTTGACGCAGCAAGCAAAGAGTTGCTCATGTATGAAACAATATCCACTCAGGGCAATAATACCGCACCAGCATTGTTTCATTTGACTCAAGCCTCCACTGCATTAGACGGTATTACAGGAGATTCTTTATCGTTACCTACAATACAACACTTGAAAACGCAATTACGTTTAAACACTCAAAAATACCTACAGGGAAACTTTTTGCCAACGCTTCTTGCCGAAATTGAGCAAACCATGATGGACGCAGGACAAACACATGAAGCCCGTTATCAAGCATTAAAAATCTATCTCATGCTGGGTGATCCACAAAAATATTCACAAGCGGAAGTGATGACTTGGTTTCAGCACCATTGGCAGGCTGATTCTCCGGAACATAGGCAAAAAAAATTGGCATTAATGGAAACTATATTACGTCAACCCCTGCAGCCCATCGCCATTAATCAGCAAATGGTCAGTGACGTGCGTAATTATTTAAACGCTTTACCAGCAGGTTATTTATATTACTCGCTTGCTAAAAAGACTTTTCCTCAAGAAAAGCAAACGATTACAATTGAAGGGTTTCAACTTGCCAATCAGGAAGTCCCTGCCTATTTTACCAAGACAGGCTTTTCGCTGGTAATTCAACAGCTCGCTACTACAAGTCAACAACTACAAAATGAAAACTGGGTTTTAGCTCGTCAGGATTTGAATAATCTACCGTCTATTTTACAACAAGCCTACTGTTACGAATACGTCGCTTGGTGGCAAAATTTCATTCGCAGATCTGGCCCATTGCATTTTCAAGATTATCAGCAAGCACGGCAACTTGCGCAGCAATTACATCAATCAAACGCTATTAATAATCTTGTCCATTTTATTCAACAGCAAACCAGTCCGGAATTTGGTGATAATTCAACGCTTTTTAATCAAGAAGTAGCTAGCCAATTCACACAACTTAATTTACTAAGTCAATCGACAACCCAAGATTTGACAATAAATTTCCAGGAATTAGAAAAATTCATGGCCACCTTATCCGTTATTAATGATCAGGGAAAAACGGCATTTACCCTCACTAAGGCACGATTTCTTGGGGATACCCTAACAAACCCACTCAGTACTCTATATACTCGGGCACAACAACTGCCAGAACCTGTCTCATCATGGGTAAATCAAGTGGCAGATGATGCATGGTTTATTCTTATTAAAGACAGCAAAGCTCATATAAATCAGCAATGGCGAGAGAGCGTCTTGCAAATTTATCAAACACAGATCGCACAACATTATCCATTTGATGCGACACAAAGCCAGGAAGTGACGATTACCGACTTTGATCATTTCTTTGCAACGCATGGCATTCTTAATGGGTTTCTAGAGTTTTATTTAAAACCCTTTTTAGATACTTCCCATCCTCAATGGCAACCAAAAGAATTAAACCATTATGTACTTCCTATTGCTGCCGAGACGATTAACGAGCTGATTCGTGCAAACATTATTACCAACATGTTCTTCCCAGAACAAGGTGAAAAAAGTAATATTGAATTTAGCTTGCAAAAAGTCAGTCTGGATCCAGTCGTTTCCAGTTTTCAACTCATGCTGGGTCATACTCGCTTATACGACGATCAAAATTCAGAATCTTTTGTACGTTTCTCCTGGCCACAGTCCGATGTAAAACTTAAGTTAAATTCCATTGAAGGCAAACAATATGAATTGGAAGAAACAGGACCTTGGGCATTCTTTAAAATATTACAAAAAGTAAATGTCCTTGTGGATGAACAAGATAGCTCCAGTTTACAAATTCTGTTTGAAGTGAATGGTAATTCTGGCCGCTATGTTCTCAAGACACAAAATCAGATTAATCCATTTACTCCAGGAGTATTAAATGGATTTACCTTGCCTGAAGTCATTGTTTAA